The DNA sequence CCACAGCGCGTGCAGCCTGCGGGTGGTAACTCCGATTGGTACGTTTTCCGCCTGGCAGAAACGCTGCTACTTCGTGCCGAAGCCTACGTATGGAAGGGCGATTTAGCTAGTGCCGCGACAGATATTAACGCCGTAAGAACGCGCGCTAATGCACTGCCTATTGCGGCAGCAGATGTGAATATCGGCATCGTGCTAGACGAAAGGGCTAGGGAATTATATTACGAAGAACCACGAAAAACAGAGATCACCCGCGTCGCTTATATCTTTGCTAAAACCGGGGCTACCTCCGAAGAAGGTAAAACGTATAGCTTGGTCAACTTTTCCGAAAACAATTACTTCTACGATCGGGTGATGGCTAAAAGCGACTTTTATAATAAAGGGGTGCGGACAAACTTTGGGATTAACTACCGCATGAGTCCGTATCACGTGCTGTGGCCGGTACCCATTAGTGCCATCAACGGAAATCCGCAGGGAAACATTAACCAGAATAACGGCTACGTGGGTGCGGAGACCAATATAGAACCATTAGATTACGTGATTGATCAGATCGGTGATGCAGGCGATGAATAGTTTGGTAGTCGTTTTTGATCCGATATCCGGCAAATTGCTGGCAAGAAAGCCACTTAATGGTACGTTTCTAGTGCTTTCTACTCTTTAAGATGCGACCTGCATCTGTCACAAAAATATAATGGTAACCGGGGAAAGCTTTCATCAAAGCTTTCCCTTTTTCACGCCCCAATACCATGATGGATGTGCTCAGCGCATTGGCCATTTCGCACGACGGTCCGTATATACTGACACTGGTAAGGCCAGTAGATGGGTATCCAGTCTTGGGGTTAATAATGTGCGCATACCGAGTACCCGCTATTTCGGCGTATTTCTGATAACTGCCTGAGGTAGCCACCGCCTCCTCCTCCAGCTTCAAAACCTGTATCATTTTATGTGGACGAAACGGATGATTCAGCCCGATCTTCCAATACTGCTTTTGTGGAGGTGCTCCCCAAGTCGCCAAGTCGCCAGAAGCATTAACGATCCCACCTTTTACCCCCAGCTTTTGCATCAATTCTCGTCCCTTGTCGGCTGCATAACCTTTCCCAATGGATCCAAAGCCAATCTTCATGCCTTTCTTGCTCAGGTAAATGCTCGAGGCGGCACTGTCCAATACGATGTATTGATATCCTACGTGCGCTATACTTCGTTGTACCATTTCCTCCGTTGGCAATTCATTCATGCTGCCATCAAATCGCCACACCTGATCCAGTCCGGCCACGCTAATATCAAAAGCGCCATCCGATAGTTGAGAATACATCAGTGCCCGCTTTGTCAGTTCAAATACTTCTCGATCTACCACGACAGGACGAGCTCCTGCCTGCTGATTCACTCGCGATATGGGGGTGTGCGGTTGCCATTCCGAGATCAGGTTTTCGATACGGATTACTTCTGCAATGACCTGATCAATATGTTGATTCGCCTGTGCAGAATCCACGTCAACGATACTGATATCGAAAACCGATCCCATCAAAGTGGCCTGTCGGGTAAGCAGGATCTCCTGCCCCATCAGTGCATGGCTAGTGATGACTAAAGCACCAAACACCAACGCCTTCCGGCATGTATGCAGCCATCCAGCATTCATTAGTAGCAGTCTGTTAAAAGTTGCCCTTTGCTTCGGTAATGTTCTAGGTTCGCTAGGCCGGCATAGTGCAAAATAGCTTCCAAAATTACTTCTACATCACGTTGCATTTGCAGCGCGCCACAGATCATGATCACGCCGCCATCTCGTAGCAGTTGTTCAAAGTAGTTCGAATCCTGTCGAATTAGATCCAGTACGTACTGACTACTCTTCTCCCGGGAATAGGCGACATGATAGGATGACAGTTGTCGCTTCGCTATCTGCTGATTAGCAAATGCGGCATATTCCTCATTAGAGGGCGTCTTGTACCGAAATCCGGCATACAAACGGATAGATCTTTTCTTTTTATTAGCGTCTACCATTCCCAGAAAAGGTGCTATGCCTGTTCCATTAGCCACCATGGCTATTGGTTTCGACTTCTTCGGCAGGTGGAAGTTGGGATTCGGCAGCAAACGAGCCGATAAACGATCACCTGCTGCCAGGCAGTGTAAGTAGCCGGAGCCTAACCCTTCTGGATGAAGTTTGACGATGAGTTGGATCTTTCCGCCCGTTAAACCGATCGAATAAAACCGTTCCTTCGCATCATTGTCCGGATAGATGGCCAACAGATCCCCAGAAGCAATACGGAGGCGCTTTTTGGGTTTTAGAATAACCTTAAACACGGGATCGTGATCGCTGATTACGGCGGTTTTGGAGATTACGGTCAGTTGGTGTAACGGTGGTTGCGCCGAAGCATATACGGTTTCGGCTGTCGCTAAGGTCATCAGCGTTTCCTTACTCCATTCCTGCGCCCAAGCCACCACATCTGCGGTTGATTTTTCGTTAACGGTGTGCAAAGGTAGTGTACGCTTCGCCCAAGCCTGCGATTCTAATACCGTATCGATATGATATGCAAATGCGCAAAAATCCGGATAGGATCGAGATCCAAATCCCAAAACGGAAAAACCGATCGGTTGCTGCTGGAGAGAGGCAGACAAGAGCTGCTCGAATTTCTTTCCGTTGCTCGGCGCTTCGCCCAATCCGTAGGTACAGGTGAAGATCACCATTTCCCGCGCTTTGGGATAAACGGTATATTGATCCATATTGGTGAGCAAAACACGTTCGCCCTGATCCAGTAATTGCTTAAATACCCGGTTGGCCATGGCCAAGGTACTGCCATTTTCCGAGCCATACAGTAAGATGATCTCGGCATTATGAGCGCGATATTTATTTTTGATCTTTGTGCCGGTTCTGCGAAATGTAATAACAAACCCCGAATAGATAAAGAAGAGAATATTTAATGCCCCTAAGCCTAAAATAACAGCCCATACCCGATTAGTTTGTCCGGTATGTAAATCCAAACTCAGTTTTTCCCAAACAGCAGCGTAGGCATAGCGTGTTTCTTCCACAACCTCACCACTTATTTGATGCACCGTAACTTGCCGATCCGTTAAAGTAAGTACAAAGTATTCCTCTGGATCGTCTTCCATAAAAGGAAATTCCAGCCGTTCGACCTCGTCCAGCATAATTTCTTGAAAAATCGGAAAATCTGCCGGCATCAATTGCTTCTCACCCCACTCTTCTGCTGTACGCTCCTCCAAGTTATATTCTTGTCGCAGCTCTGGCTTAGTCAAGATACCTGTCCTCACAAGAAAAAGATAGGTCCCTGTTAGGGAAATCATCAGGACAGGAATGAGCATAAACCTGCCACTTACAATATGGAAATATTGTGCGAAGAAGTCCCGATGTACTTTTCCAAAGAAATGTCGCCAGCCTTGTTGTCTTTTAACGATCAGAAGGATACCGGTAAGGGTAATCAGCAAGAGTAGGAAAGAAACCACGCCGACTACAATACGCCCTGTTTCATGCAGAAACAACGACCGGTGTAAGGTGGTCGTCCATTGGATGAAGTCGCTCTTCTTTGCCACAGGCCCCAACAGTAATCCGGTATGAGGATCAATGTATCCTTTTACTGTCTCACTCTCCTCGTCCAGCGCATCTATGTATACCCGGGATTGCTTATCCACCGACAGCTCGATAATCTCCGGGTATAGATTCTTAACAACCTGCACAGTTTGGGCGACGGAGAGACTGTCTAAACTCGTGGATCGATACGAGCTACTATTATCCTCCACCGCATCATAAGCAAGTATAACACCGGTAAGCGATAGTATGAGTAAGAACAAGGAGGATATCAACGCTAACAAAAGGTGCGCGTACCTCCAAACCGATAACGTCATTGTTGGCGAACTATTGGGCTTTCGTCAGTTTTACAAACCGAATGTAACCCTTTCCATTTGTTCGTGCGGTAATACCGTCTGTCGTTAGTGATACTTCCGCATCTGCCGTGTGGTACTTCTGCTCTTCTACAGCCGACTCGAAACGTAATTTATAACCTTTGTTCAATTTATCGTTATCTATTTCCAGCACTTTTACCGCGCGATCACCACCACCGACAGAAGCTCCAGTTACTGCGTGTAGCTTTTCCTTGGTTTTGTTTTGGAATTTGTCCCACTCTTTCAAAGTATTGTACCATTGTTTGTCTGGCCCCAGTACAGACAAGGTCTTTTCATAGCCACCTTGGGGGTTTATCAAAGAAATGATTACGTAGGCCGCTTCGCCTTCGTACGCATTCATTTGAATCATGCATTTATATTTGCTGGACTGAGCAGCAACGGAAGACATAAAACCTAATCCTAAGGCCAAAGCCAACAGTATTTTCACAGTTGTATTCATTTGCTTATTTTAAGAAGTCTGTAGAAACTTCATTATTGGATAAAAAGTCATTTTCCTGCGCCAGATCGAACGCCGTTTCATCAAATTCGGTCTTCAACGACTTATCTGCTCCAAGCGCAACTAATGCTTTAAGCATTTTGTCATCTTTCGCAATCAAGGCTGCTTTGTGCAATGCCGTCACCCCTTCTTTATCCTGCGCATTGATATTAGCACCCAACTTTGCAGCCTGCTGTACTAAATCTATATTTTCTTTCGCTACCGCTAAGTGGAAAAGGGAGCTGCCATCTGCTTGTGGCGCAGCAACATCAATTCCCTTGCTTTGCAGAAGCGCTAGCTTTTGTTCGAACGGGTTAGCGGATGTAGTCGCTGCACCTTCCCGACCGGCACCACGACCTGTAGCAGCACGATGGGAGTTGAACCAATAATAGGCCAGATTGTGTCCATCTTTGTTTAACAAACCTGTCTCTGCGCCTTGTGCCAGCAATAGTTTTACATTTTCTGGCGAACCGTTGCCTACTGCTAACGTCAGCGCTGATTCTCCTTTTTCGTTGATGGCATTTACCTCGCTACCAGCGCTTAATAATGCGGCTACAACCTCCTCATTTTGTCCAGCCGATGCTAGCATCAATGCCGTAGTACCATCATTATTCGCTTTGGTTACCGGAACATTTTTAGCCAGGAAATAATTGATAATTTCCATATTACCTCCACGTACTAATCCGTGCAACACGGTAGCACCATCGTGGCTGATCGCTTGTGGATTTAACCCCTTTTTCTCGACTAGATACTGGTAGGTATCCAAACCGTTGGATTCTCTACGATATCCTTGGCTGGCAAAAAACAGTGCATTGTCAGTTAACTTTGATCCGCGTTGAATTAATTTTTCGATTAACTCAGGCTTGCCGGACTTCGCCGCATAATCGGCTACAGTACGGCCGTGTGCATCTTTATCTTTGATGGAAAGACCTTTAGCTTCGAAGTATTCCACCAAAGCTAGATCTTCGTCACCCGGGGCAACTAACATCAAAAGTGTGGCACCATCGGCATAGGTCTTTTTCGGGTCGACACCTTTCTCAAATAATGCATCGTATATTGCCGTATTGGTATTCCCATTGCCCGCCGCATACGCTGCAATAGGTACGCCATAACTGTCAGCATAGTTCACGTCAGCACCTTTCTTTAACAGGTAGTCTACGACTTCTTTATTGCCAGACGCGGCAGCCCAGTGTAAGTAATGGCGACTATGGTGTGTTTTCTTATCTACTGGGTTTCCCTCTTGGTCCAGCAAGTAGAATATAATATCGTTGGAAGCACCGCTATTGATTGCCATGGTGGGCACATCGAAAGACGCTGCATTGGATTCGGCAGGATTATTTCCTTCGGCTGTTAATGTTTTTACTTTATTCAGGTCTGGGTTCGTTCCCCAAAAATCGCGGCTCAAAAATACATTCTGGCTTTGTGCGGAGGCAGCACCTGTACTAAGACCAAAAAGTAGTAGGGCTAGTTGATAAGTCTTCATATATGATCTGGCTTTATTTATTATAAGTCTAATTAAAGCCAAACTTAACCAAATTATCAATAAATAGTGCTTTTAAATACGAAATAGTTACATAATGTCTTTAGTGTACAGTTAGATTGTCCGATTTCAATAAGAATATCGTTGAAAAAAATGTGGTGTTTACCACGCGAGAACGGGTATTTGGCGATACCATCATCCATATCCTTCTGATCTTTATCCCAAAATTGCAGTGCGATCTCCCGGCTCTCCAGGAAGTCAATAGTTAGCGTCTACTCTATCGAAACTGATCTCCGAATTGATTATAGACTCAGATTATCGCTGAAAACTCTGTGAAACAAATGGCAGACAATCCAACAATGCCGATTGCCAATAGAGCCAATCATGTGCTCCATCTCTTATTCTAAATTCAAGCGGAATTTTGGCGTTGCGCATGGCGCGAAAAAAATCGATATTGGAATCTAATAGGAAATCGTCATCGCCGCAATCTACAAACCAACGAATACTCCGCAAGGCCTCCTTCTGCTCTTCTGTGGCATTAATCACATAATCTACACAGCTATTTTCGATTACTGATTTAGTGAGCAACGCGCGCTTGGTCTGGCTGTTTTGATCCGTCTGATTGTTACGATTTTCAGGAAGGTCCATCAGTGCACTCATGGCGTACACCGATCCAAATAACTCTGGGTGACGTTGCCCATAGGCTGTGCTTCCTCCTCCGCCCATAGATAGACCTGCTACGGCTCTATTCTGCTTATTGCCAATCACCCGGTACATACTTTCAATATGTGGTAAAAATTCTTTGTAAAAGAATTGCTCATAATTCCAACCGGGCATATCAAAATAACCGTTCCATTCCGTGTCTGGATTACCTCCAGCATTGGGGCTTACAATAATCATATCCACGGATTCGCCACTTGCGGCCAATTGATCTTGCACCTGCTTTACGCTGGCACTTTCGAACCAGCTGCTGTTAATGCCAGACAAACCATGCAACAAATATAAAATAGGATATTTCTTGTCTGTGTTACTTTCGTAACCCTTCGGCAAGTAGATGGTATACGCCCGATCCGCATTTAGGATCTCGCTATGAATAGTATCCGTTTTTACTTGGCTTTTAAGGTTGGCCGTTTGGGCATGTGAGTTGAGGCCAAGCAGCAGAAATGTGTATAGGAATAGGAAGTTCTTCATAATTGGATTGTTACAAGTAGTAAATATAGTGACTATTCCGTGTAATTTTAATTGATGTAATGCTTACGACAACTTATAATTTTGCTCATGAAGCCATCTTACAACAAATCTAAATCCTGAAGTTTACGTCCAAAGACATCATCTGCTGCTAATTTTAAGAAATCATCTTGAAGACGTAAAACGCGTAGTACATTAAAATAGGCGCCCATCGCCACACTAGGCTCTCCCTTTTCGATTAGATACAAAGTCGATCGAGCGATTCCGGCGCGCTCCGCCACTTGAACCGTAGTTAACTTCCTTCGCTTACGTGCAAGTTTAATATTCTCGCCCATTTGTTGCAATGCAGCTTGAAAATTAGGTAGCACAGATTGCTTTCTCACAATTAATGATTGTTATTTCAAACAAAAATAGATAAAACGATTGAAATAACAAACAAAAAAATTATCATTCGTTTTGTAGTAAAAATGACTAATAAAATATTTTATGACAATTAACTTCTTCTTCCGATTTCGTCGTTAATGTTCTTCAAGTATATCAGACTCGGTGTTAGAGTCAGTGGAAGAATTGTAGCCACTATTAGTAGTGCGAATTTATCCTTACTTATGGCTAAGTATATCAGTATGCTTATTAATAATGTCGTAGATAAAGTAGTACCTATGATTACACCCCGAACAGAAGCCTTTTTTTTCAAAAGCTCTTCCATAGATATTGTATTTAGGCTATTGCTTTGGTTTTTCATTGAATTAAATGCTATTAAGTAGTGATATATGATCAGTGAAAAGAGCGCTTACACTCGTCCTAACTAAGTAAGTAAATACATGATCTTTCATCAAGCAGTTTTGCGCTGTTCCAGCTCGTTTAAGATAGATTTGCGCTGTCGACGGTTAGCGATCAGCAGTAAAAGCAAAGGAATAAACAAAAATGTATACACTTTGGCATTACCATCAATAATCGAGACAATCGATGCGATTGACAATACGATCGCAGATGTTAAAGATATTTTGTAATGTCTTTGCATCTTTTTTGATTTACGTATTAAATCATCATCCGATGTGCTCTTGAAGTCAATTTTACTTAACATAAGTTTGTAAGGTTAGATTTATGAATTTTAGGGTTAAGAAAACAGGGGAAAAGCGAAGTCAACAATAATTTTGTATAAGATTACACCTAAAGCGAAGAACATGACGTCTCTCCAATACGTCCTTTTGGAATGTCTGGTTTTCATAGATTTCATAATTTACCAAATATATCAAAATTTTAGTTTCTGCTCGCTTTTTCGGCGAAACCACCGCGATATAAGGCGATTGGTCGACGAGGAATCTGCTGCGCCTCGGGTAATGTTGTTCAACTGTTGGCGAATCTGTCTGGACATACTTGCGGCAGATCCAAATTCGCTCATGTTCTGCCAGGTACGCTGGAAACTTGGATCGTCCATGATGCGTTGCTTGTCTACACCGCCCTTGGTACGGACTTCATAACCTTAGTGCGGTGCTTGTTAGTTCGCGATTAGCTGGCCATAGGTTCACTGTTAGTTGGCTATGAGTTCACGTTTATTCGCCTTTAGTTCAGGTTGCCCTTTGCCCTGTGTCTGAAGAGGACCAATTATTTCGAGGCGTCCATATTTTGTTGGAAGACTACGCAACCAGGGAATTATTATAAGTCTCCGTTATCCAGAAACGAATAGTGATCTTCTGAAGTAAGTATGATATGATCTAGCATCTTAATTGATAGTATTTTTCCTGCGCGTGTTATGCACTTAGTGAAAGCTATATCCGCATCACTTGGCCGTAGAGATCCGGGTGGTTATGCGCGATCACGATGGATGAGGCCCGGCACAGCAATGCAGCAGTAAATAACAATCTGTCATCAACTGCTATACAATCAAATCCTCCATCACAAACTTCGTAAAACCCAATAAGATCCATCCTTTGTGAAAAGCAAAGTAAGTAGAAACTTTCTCGTACAATAAGATCATCTGTGTTCCAAATATTTTTAAGTAATTCCGCGAGCTTCTTGGAACTATTTAATGATTTATATGTTGGCTGCTTTAATTGTCTGAAGCATTTGTAAGAAATGAAAAGCTCATTTACGTCGATCGTCTTGGTAATACTACCGCCTTTTCAGCAGATCTTTTTTCTTTCTTGTTAGCGAGTAAATTAGCTCCTTTCGATTCTGCATGGTGAGTAAACATAAAGAGTCCATATTTATACCCCTTCGGGTATAAAAAAATAAAATGATTTTATACTTTATTGGGTATACATCAAAAATATTAGCAGTAGCGCGCTAGTACTACTTCCCAATACAGAACTTCCCGAAAATCGTTCCCAGGATATCCCGATCTACGTCGATCTGCCCAGTGATGGTACCGATATGACGAAGGGCATCTCGAAGGTGTGATGCCAGCAAATCGCCGGAGAGGCCGATTTGAAAGCCGTGATCTACATCCTCCATCGACTGGAAAGCTAATTTGAGTGCTTCTACATGCCGAATATTGGTAATCACCTGCTGATTATCGGAAACCATTCCTCGTATTCTGTCTACTAAAGATGCCGTTAAGCGAGCGACAGACGCCGGATCTTTGGCTGAGATCGCAACAATCTCATCCGCATACCCATCTGGGAACAGTGCGGCTTTAATTTGATCATCAAATTCATTAGCAGAATAACCTCCCTCCAGATCAATCTTATTGCGCACCAGAATAGTGATCAAACCTTCCCGATGGAAGGCTTTGATCTGTGTAATCACTTCTTCCGCTGTGTTGCTTTCGGAATCGTACAAGTACAGCAATATCTTAGCGGCAGCCACCTTTTCCTTGGCACGCGCTACACCAATGGCTTCG is a window from the Sphingobacterium sp. lm-10 genome containing:
- a CDS encoding helix-turn-helix transcriptional regulator, with the translated sequence MRKQSVLPNFQAALQQMGENIKLARKRRKLTTVQVAERAGIARSTLYLIEKGEPSVAMGAYFNVLRVLRLQDDFLKLAADDVFGRKLQDLDLL
- a CDS encoding DUF2271 domain-containing protein; this encodes MNTTVKILLALALGLGFMSSVAAQSSKYKCMIQMNAYEGEAAYVIISLINPQGGYEKTLSVLGPDKQWYNTLKEWDKFQNKTKEKLHAVTGASVGGGDRAVKVLEIDNDKLNKGYKLRFESAVEEQKYHTADAEVSLTTDGITARTNGKGYIRFVKLTKAQ
- a CDS encoding FAD:protein FMN transferase, which encodes MNAGWLHTCRKALVFGALVITSHALMGQEILLTRQATLMGSVFDISIVDVDSAQANQHIDQVIAEVIRIENLISEWQPHTPISRVNQQAGARPVVVDREVFELTKRALMYSQLSDGAFDISVAGLDQVWRFDGSMNELPTEEMVQRSIAHVGYQYIVLDSAASSIYLSKKGMKIGFGSIGKGYAADKGRELMQKLGVKGGIVNASGDLATWGAPPQKQYWKIGLNHPFRPHKMIQVLKLEEEAVATSGSYQKYAEIAGTRYAHIINPKTGYPSTGLTSVSIYGPSCEMANALSTSIMVLGREKGKALMKAFPGYHYIFVTDAGRILKSRKH
- a CDS encoding ankyrin repeat domain-containing protein — encoded protein: MKTYQLALLLFGLSTGAASAQSQNVFLSRDFWGTNPDLNKVKTLTAEGNNPAESNAASFDVPTMAINSGASNDIIFYLLDQEGNPVDKKTHHSRHYLHWAAASGNKEVVDYLLKKGADVNYADSYGVPIAAYAAGNGNTNTAIYDALFEKGVDPKKTYADGATLLMLVAPGDEDLALVEYFEAKGLSIKDKDAHGRTVADYAAKSGKPELIEKLIQRGSKLTDNALFFASQGYRRESNGLDTYQYLVEKKGLNPQAISHDGATVLHGLVRGGNMEIINYFLAKNVPVTKANNDGTTALMLASAGQNEEVVAALLSAGSEVNAINEKGESALTLAVGNGSPENVKLLLAQGAETGLLNKDGHNLAYYWFNSHRAATGRGAGREGAATTSANPFEQKLALLQSKGIDVAAPQADGSSLFHLAVAKENIDLVQQAAKLGANINAQDKEGVTALHKAALIAKDDKMLKALVALGADKSLKTEFDETAFDLAQENDFLSNNEVSTDFLK
- a CDS encoding PepSY domain-containing protein yields the protein MTLSVWRYAHLLLALISSLFLLILSLTGVILAYDAVEDNSSSYRSTSLDSLSVAQTVQVVKNLYPEIIELSVDKQSRVYIDALDEESETVKGYIDPHTGLLLGPVAKKSDFIQWTTTLHRSLFLHETGRIVVGVVSFLLLLITLTGILLIVKRQQGWRHFFGKVHRDFFAQYFHIVSGRFMLIPVLMISLTGTYLFLVRTGILTKPELRQEYNLEERTAEEWGEKQLMPADFPIFQEIMLDEVERLEFPFMEDDPEEYFVLTLTDRQVTVHQISGEVVEETRYAYAAVWEKLSLDLHTGQTNRVWAVILGLGALNILFFIYSGFVITFRRTGTKIKNKYRAHNAEIILLYGSENGSTLAMANRVFKQLLDQGERVLLTNMDQYTVYPKAREMVIFTCTYGLGEAPSNGKKFEQLLSASLQQQPIGFSVLGFGSRSYPDFCAFAYHIDTVLESQAWAKRTLPLHTVNEKSTADVVAWAQEWSKETLMTLATAETVYASAQPPLHQLTVISKTAVISDHDPVFKVILKPKKRLRIASGDLLAIYPDNDAKERFYSIGLTGGKIQLIVKLHPEGLGSGYLHCLAAGDRLSARLLPNPNFHLPKKSKPIAMVANGTGIAPFLGMVDANKKKRSIRLYAGFRYKTPSNEEYAAFANQQIAKRQLSSYHVAYSREKSSQYVLDLIRQDSNYFEQLLRDGGVIMICGALQMQRDVEVILEAILHYAGLANLEHYRSKGQLLTDCY
- a CDS encoding alpha/beta hydrolase-fold protein, which codes for MKNFLFLYTFLLLGLNSHAQTANLKSQVKTDTIHSEILNADRAYTIYLPKGYESNTDKKYPILYLLHGLSGINSSWFESASVKQVQDQLAASGESVDMIIVSPNAGGNPDTEWNGYFDMPGWNYEQFFYKEFLPHIESMYRVIGNKQNRAVAGLSMGGGGSTAYGQRHPELFGSVYAMSALMDLPENRNNQTDQNSQTKRALLTKSVIENSCVDYVINATEEQKEALRSIRWFVDCGDDDFLLDSNIDFFRAMRNAKIPLEFRIRDGAHDWLYWQSALLDCLPFVSQSFQR